A single window of Aspergillus puulaauensis MK2 DNA, chromosome 5, nearly complete sequence DNA harbors:
- a CDS encoding uncharacterized protein (COG:S;~EggNog:ENOG410PW0G) — protein sequence MAQPRPCPDQAKRGRPRKYNSTEERKASRAVQQRNQRQSTRAAQRAQEFNQYYSLDVPLSTEIHEAPPTYFPPGEHSIATEIEQLLAPLSPGLGPWEEPMLADPPISPDPAPPILPEGAPNQPTQTDPILDTPGNSHQATEPTLDSVPDPSRSPPTNPADQIHGLAQALTDQLQEHHGCCLQCHAQQEREHETQHAEHPGLGVYLGRVQADGGYPDALSAMTMARREENLAGQTSAARKREIYTGIRPAAADSHPVHVCLDADHQTGSQTGVTFDIDSIMGFAHSLAVAKLGVRWNPTQRPVSDLHSSLHLDPRPVHQVSREGRAHYTRQPVHQIPHYTFGRVVGFEDISLYFLFPRLYREEQQSSRLQEQDFRVWMDQVLLPAIYQHYDGSLVQHYPSSFDHSRFNATARGVEMRSQRVDPVAREQLLFYFLPPDALPLVWTSIQETIQQAGLQQFLDLTILIQGKNLKTLSKAETWEGMMQRFGQHWDNTINPADLSDHCYVDIGKETCPTGTSQVGGPGLLASRLGADPVSPVRPPGQQTLLWRRCCLDSYGAWIQQQHPPQSAPPKQQFYPISLLHDTGSLTLETRRSSPQRRAGLLYTQLYSSVKEVFAAGDVYPFSNPSLETLALDPQLHKTWQHVGGGLSHDPVALVRAYLNMKQRCHAALQGSYMKVFGLREEHRVSLPLYHAIDREFRARHLHQSRLPGVLSGREPFYSLPTSTLLFWIYWNINKFCVGFEMVHSLNDRHFVTWEHTRVMMMFLRCLQFSYAGGLVQRVSGCWRDVWFRPDARRPDGLRRCEGLGFQRQMKEYGYAWFLDKLNWDTMTFCQPSAQYMMFNSPSMQTAYRARYAQIRDVRLDFLRVHQAHQWMEEFSSVSPCLDLLQDFLRQLALCVFRKDVFFQVKRLLHPDHAPRALAGEVPLSYDSITDVFLEGAQPIQLLDQRRVAVKSIHSLIAWLWEWKDGRQD from the coding sequence ATGGCCCAACCACGCCCTTGTCCTGACCAAGCAAAAAgaggtcgtcctcgaaaATACAATTCTaccgaagaaagaaaagcatcCAGGGCCGTGCAACAGCGGAACCAGCGCCAGTCCACGCGCGCTGCGCAACGGGCCCAGGAATTTAATCAATACTATTCCCTAGATGTGCCTCTGTCTACCGAGATCCATGAGGCCCCACCAACATACTTCCCTCCTGGGGAACACTCCATCGCCACTGAAATTGAGCAACTTCTAGCACCCCTGAGCCCTGGCCTTGGGCCATGGGAAGAACCTATGTTAGCAGATCCGCCTATCAGTCCCGACCCTGCTCCACCCATCTTGCCTGAAGGTGCACCCAACCAGCCGACCCAAACCGATCCTATACTTGATACACCTGGAAACTCTCACCAAGCAACAGAGCCTACTCTGGATTCTGTGCCGGATCCATCCAGGTCTCCTCCCACCAACCCAGCTGATCAGATCCATGGCCTTGCGCAGGCTCTGACTGATCAACTCCAGGAACACCATGGCTGTTGTCTCCAGTGCCACGCGCAGCAAGAGCGAGAACATGAAACCCAGCATGCTGAGCATCCGGGCCTGGGAGTGTACCTGGGTCGGGTACAGGCTGACGGGGGGTATCCGGATGCTCTGAGCGCGATGACTATGGCTAGGCGTGAGGAGAATCTGGCAGGGCAAACCAGTGCCGCGCGCAAGCGGGAGATCTACACTGGAATTCGcccggctgcagcagactccCACCCGGTCCATGTCTGCCTGGATGCCGACCACCAGACAGGAAGCCAGACTGGGGTGACCTTTGATATCGATAGTATCATGGGGTTTGCGCATAGCCTGGCAGTGGCCAAATTAGGGGTGCGGTGGAACCCGACCCAGAGGCCTGTCTCTGATCTCCATTCCAGCCTGCACCTTGATCCCCGTCCTGTACACCAAGTTAGTCGTGAGGGCCGTGCTCACTATACCCGGCAGCCGGTACATCAGATCCCACATTATACATTTGGCCGGGTGGTAGGGTTTGAGGATATCTCATTGTACTTCCTGTTCCCCCGACTATACCGGGAGGAGCAGCAATCCAGCCGTCTCCAGGAGCAGGACTTCCGGGTCTGGATGGACCAGGTCCTCCTCCCTGCCATTTACCAACACTATGATGGCTCTCTCGTCCAGCATTACCCATCCAGCTTTGACCACAGTCGGTTCAATGCCACGGCCCGGGGTGTCGAGATGCGTTCCCAGCGGGTAGATCCGGTTGCCCGGGAACAGCTTCTATTCTACTTCCTCCCACCTGATGCCCTCCCGCTGGTGTGGACGAGTATTCAGGAGACGATCCAGCAGGCCGGGCTTCAGCAATTCTTGGATCTGACTATTCTGATCCAGGGGAAAAATCTCAAGACCCTGAGTAAGGCTGAAACCTGGGAGGGCATGATGCAGCGGTTTGGTCAGCACTGGGATAATACAATTAATCCAGCCGACCTGTCTGACCATTGCTACGTGGATATTGGCAAGGAGACCTGTCCGACCGGCACGTCCCAGGTTGGTGGGCCTGGTCTGCTTGCATCGCGGCTCGGTGCAGACCCGGTATCCCCTGTCCGTCCGCCGGGGCAACAGACCCTCCtctggaggcgatgctgCTTGGACTCCTATGGCGCGTggatccagcagcagcatccgccCCAGTCCGCGCCCCCCAAGCAACAGTTCTACCCGATCAGCTTGCTTCACGACACAGGTAGCCTGACACTGGAGACCCGTCGATCCTCCCCACAGCGGCGGGCGGGCCTCCTCTATACCCAGCTGTACTCCAGCGTCAAGGAGGTCTTTGCAGCCGGGGATGTGTACCCATTTTCCAACCCCTCCCTGGAGacgttggcgctggatcccCAACTGCACAAAACCTGGCAGCATGTTGGCGGGGGTCTGAGCCATGACCCGGTTGCGTTAGTGCGGGCGTATCTGAACATGAAGCAGCGGTGCCATGCAGCCCTGCAGGGTTCCTATATGAAGGTCTTTGGCCTTCGCGAAGAACACCGGGTGTCACTCCCCCTCTACCATGCGATCGACCGGGAATTCCGAGCgcgtcatctccatcagtcCCGCCTCCCTGGTGTTTTGTCCGGGCGGGAGCCATTCTACTCCctgccaacctcgaccctcctcttctggatCTACTGGAATATCAATAAATTCTGTGTCGGGTTTGAGATGGTTCATAGCCTGAATGACCGCCATTTTGTTACCTGGGAGCATACtcgggtgatgatgatgttcctGCGCTGCCTGCAGTTCTCCTACGCGGGTGGCCTGGTCCAGCGGGTGTCTGGGTGCTGGCGGGACGTCTGGTTCCGGCCGGATGCGCGACGGCCGGATGGGCTCCGCCGGTGTGAAGGTCTTGGATTTCAGAGGCAGATGAAAGAGTACGGGTACGCCTGGTTTCTGGATAAGCTGAACTGGGATACTATGACCTTCTGCCAGCCATCCGCGCAGTATATGATGTTCAACAGCCCTTCCATGCAGACAGCGTACCGGGCCCGGTATGCCCAGATCCGAGATGTCCGGCTGGACTTCCTCCGGGTGCACCAGGCACACCaatggatggaagaattCAGCTCTGTTTCCCCttgtcttgatctcctccaagACTTCCTGCGACAACTTGCCCTCTGTGTATTTCGAAAAGATGTCTTTTTTCAGGTGAAGCGGTTATTACACCCGGACCATGCGCCCCGTGCTTTAGCAGGAGAGGTTCCCTTGAGCTATGACAGTATCACTGATGTCTTCCTGGAGGGCGCCCAGCCAATCCAGCTGCTAGACCAGCGGCGGGTAGCAGTGAAGAGTATACACTCCCTCATTGCGTGGCTGTGGGAGTGGAAAGATGGCCGCCAGGATTGA
- a CDS encoding uncharacterized protein (COG:S;~EggNog:ENOG410PW0G) — protein sequence MIYQQSFEAIHQILGKDQARAWKQTLKTSFLQSHWLLPYPHGHGFMRKSKDTGQEPGKLLPAEYIQHHPTTSWGHFYPDHRYMERGMEPEMDLVRLSDGDLYEKLVQIADRFSQNPEASEWKKKPEPTQFYFCATIGDESVLKAQQKLHGTLAQKLCMEIIQLLDEYEVLLHSGRILRPRPRRRQAGPSTTLNPDDEFTSDEESIPNQQEYLATRILALEPQIHEAVAAERVQWQYPLLHRAHLKQVEPRLRRLKITQSLGTE from the exons ATGATCTATCAGCAAAGCTTTGAAGCCATCCATCAAATTCTCGGCAAGGATCAGGCGCGTGCGTGGAAACAGACGCTGAAGACTTCATTCCTTCAAAGCCACTGGCTCCTTCCCTATCCACATGGTCATGGGTTCATGCGCAAGTCCAAGGACACGGGGCAGGAG CCTGGAAAGCTCTTACCGGCGGAGTAtattcaacaccatcctaCTACCAGCTGGGGTCACTTCTATCCCGATCACCGGTACATGGAGCGTGGCATGGAACCGGAGATGGATCTTGTTCGGCTTTCTGACGGGGATTTATATGAGAAGTTGGTACAGATTGCCGATCGCTTTTCCCAGAATCCTGAGGCCTCAGAGTGGAAGAAAAAACCGGAGCCCACTCAATTCTACTTTTGTGCTACTATTGGAGATGAGTCTGTTTTAAAGGCCCAGCAGAAGCTCCACGGCACGCTAGCACAAAAGCTCTGCATGGAAATCATTCAATTACTAGATGAGTATGAGGTCTTATTACATTCAGGGCGCATTCTTCGGCCCCGGCCGCGGCGCAGACAAGCAGGGCCATCCACTACACTGAATCCAGATGATGAGTTCACATCAGATGAAGAGTCTATCCCCAACCAACAAGAGTATTTGGCCACCCGGATCCTGGCACTTGAACCCCAGATACATGAGGCAGTGGCTGCGGAGAGAGTCCAGTGGCAGTATCCCCTACTCCATAGGGCTCATCTCAAACAAGTCGAGCCACGACTGCGGCGGTTGAAAATCACCCAAAGTCTGGGTACTGAATAA